A section of the Parasteatoda tepidariorum isolate YZ-2023 chromosome 6, CAS_Ptep_4.0, whole genome shotgun sequence genome encodes:
- the LOC107455295 gene encoding uncharacterized protein translates to MDTQKILLFTLALFCFDLSDSAPVFNGLLITTNASDKYEEDFRSEVSVISDNVTTYNISKDDLINNLTNGDLLLVLRGKSTFKKIVGKVKSWKNKITGGGGSKNNRDGSKGGGRISVHRPVRPIHSSDDSIITYIWLGCLGFSVVIGIIIGCLKSKDEKDEDENTEKEKKDKNRDCKEAEEDVNNNENSEKDKKEESAILKKKDNKENMYIVENTAL, encoded by the exons atggatacgcaaaaaattctcttatttaCCTTGGCGTTGTTTTGTTTTGATCTGTCCGATAGTGCGCCAGTTTTCAATG GCTTGTTGATAACTACGAACGCATCAGACAAATACGAAGAAGATTTTCGATCAGAAGTATCCGTAATATCAGACAATGTTACAAcgtataatatttctaaagatgACTTGATAAACAATTTGACTAACGGCGACTTACTACTGGTTCTACGCGGAAAGTCTAcctttaagaaaattgttgGTAAAGTTAAATCTTGGAAAAACAAGATAACAGGGGGTGGAGGCTCGAAAAATAATAGAGATGGCAGTAAAGGGGGTGGTCGTATTTCAGTACATAGACCGGTAAGACCCATACATTCCAGTGATGATTCAATAATCACGTATATCTGGCTTGGGTGCTTGGGTTTTTCAGTTGTGATTGGGATTATTATAGGATGCTTGAAAAGTAAGGATGAAAAAGATGAGGATGAAAACACTGAAAAGGAGAAGAAGGATAAGAACAGAGACTGCAAGGAAGCGGAGGAGGATGTGAACAATAACGAGAACAGTGAGAAAGATAAGAAGGAAGAAAGtgcgattttaaaaaagaaggacAATAAGGAAAATATGTATATTGTAGAAAATACTGccctgtaa